A single window of Thalassomonas viridans DNA harbors:
- a CDS encoding glycine cleavage system protein R, with the protein MSQYLVLTAMGADRTGCVSELTKLASECGCNILDSRMAIFGLEFTFIMLLNGDNRAIVQIENKLPAVAHSLDLITMMKRTSGYKSQDFTRHYQAEYAGIDQPGVLKAMTAFFATRNIDISSLKSEIDPQSNNMSAQILFALTENTDIETLENEFLQLCEQIDVQGCIKQVNSNLL; encoded by the coding sequence ATGTCCCAGTATTTAGTTTTAACCGCTATGGGCGCGGATCGAACCGGGTGCGTTAGTGAATTAACTAAATTAGCAAGTGAATGCGGCTGTAATATTCTCGACAGCCGGATGGCAATCTTTGGTCTGGAATTTACCTTTATCATGCTGCTTAACGGCGATAACCGCGCAATAGTGCAGATTGAAAATAAATTACCCGCCGTCGCCCATAGCCTGGATCTCATTACCATGATGAAGCGGACCTCGGGATACAAGTCGCAGGACTTTACCCGCCATTACCAGGCGGAATATGCCGGTATCGACCAACCCGGGGTACTCAAGGCCATGACGGCATTTTTTGCTACCCGCAACATAGATATTTCCTCGCTGAAATCAGAAATAGACCCCCAAAGCAATAATATGAGCGCGCAAATCCTGTTTGCCCTGACGGAAAACACCGATATCGAAACCCTGGAAAACGAGTTTCTCCAGCTGTGCGAGCAAATCGATGTCCAGGGCTGTATTAAACAGGTTAATTCGAACTTATTATAA
- the dapA gene encoding 4-hydroxy-tetrahydrodipicolinate synthase, protein MFSGSIVALITPFNADGEIDYDGLASLVEWHIQAGTSAIVIAGTTGESPTLSDDEKVALAKAAVAAAGGRIAILVGNGGNNTLACVRLTERLNETGIQGYLTVTPFYNKPTDAGLLAHFKAIAGATSLPVILYNVPGRTLCDLSNEIVIKLSELNNVVAIKDATADLTRVPELLEKCRQPFHLLSGDDASAVAFCKMGGHGVISVTANVAAREMAAVHGALASGDIGQAELLDRQLAGLHKGLFIESSPMAAKWALYRLKLLDNARLRLPLVDLSASGKNYIEQILKDSGLYPQEC, encoded by the coding sequence ATGTTTTCAGGCAGTATAGTCGCGTTAATTACCCCCTTTAACGCAGACGGTGAAATTGATTATGACGGGCTTGCCAGCTTAGTTGAGTGGCATATTCAGGCGGGGACTTCAGCAATTGTTATTGCCGGTACTACCGGAGAGTCCCCCACCTTAAGTGATGATGAAAAAGTTGCCCTGGCAAAGGCTGCGGTTGCGGCTGCCGGGGGCCGAATTGCGATTCTGGTGGGTAACGGCGGCAACAATACCCTTGCTTGTGTCCGTTTGACCGAACGTTTAAATGAAACCGGGATCCAGGGGTATTTAACGGTTACGCCGTTTTATAACAAACCTACGGATGCAGGCCTGCTTGCTCACTTTAAGGCGATTGCCGGGGCGACGAGTTTGCCGGTGATCTTATATAATGTGCCGGGTCGTACTTTATGCGATCTCAGTAATGAAATTGTGATCAAGTTGTCGGAACTTAATAATGTTGTTGCAATCAAAGACGCAACCGCAGATTTAACCAGGGTACCCGAGTTGCTTGAAAAATGCAGGCAACCTTTTCATTTACTTAGCGGTGATGATGCAAGCGCGGTCGCTTTCTGTAAAATGGGAGGGCACGGGGTGATATCCGTGACCGCCAATGTTGCCGCCAGGGAAATGGCGGCTGTGCATGGCGCCCTGGCATCGGGCGATATAGGACAGGCGGAGTTGCTGGACAGGCAACTGGCTGGTTTACATAAAGGTTTGTTTATTGAATCCAGCCCTATGGCCGCCAAGTGGGCGCTATATCGTCTGAAATTGCTGGACAACGCCCGTTTGCGTTTGCCCCTGGTTGACTTGTCGGCATCAGGTAAAAACTATATTGAACAAATTTTAAAAGATTCTGGTTTATATCCGCAGGAGTGTTAA
- the bamC gene encoding outer membrane protein assembly factor BamC, producing MNRRVFYFSLLGLSLASCSSVDNKRAAGDFDYAEKQEARVLTIPEGLDKPAQYNDYFVSDKINQNGPVGIDVDVRAPSLVLPVASSSRVVNDSDKAIIWFDKVLEDKDLALFIYSAVEEQLAGDEVGLSVVDAEKKIFESDWYHTEVESGFWPYKTVEQSESMRFRYQLEAKPHGRSVSLAVSLVDYMKTDRSGGTKTMDPIDQQRAEMAMLNEIVAQVDYKYRLQQKENRLMRANQQLVSIGENPEAEPAYIVEMKSDMLWSNLPSFFSKYGFDITDMNEGKKIYFVDFVKPDNSFWSRIWGDAIPVIDIDEAKYRFELAEVEDKTAVTIYDADGNVLPQATLTRVYDVMEEGLSFRTPL from the coding sequence ATGAATCGTCGTGTATTTTATTTTTCTTTGCTCGGCCTGAGCCTGGCTTCATGCAGCAGTGTCGATAACAAGCGGGCGGCTGGTGATTTTGATTATGCCGAAAAACAAGAAGCCCGGGTACTCACTATACCCGAAGGTTTAGATAAACCTGCGCAATATAACGATTATTTCGTTTCTGATAAAATCAATCAGAATGGCCCTGTGGGCATAGATGTCGATGTCAGGGCGCCGTCTTTGGTGTTGCCCGTGGCTTCTTCCTCCCGTGTTGTCAACGATTCGGATAAAGCTATTATCTGGTTCGATAAAGTACTCGAAGATAAAGACCTGGCTTTATTTATTTACAGCGCCGTGGAAGAGCAGCTTGCCGGTGATGAGGTCGGTTTGTCGGTTGTTGATGCCGAGAAGAAAATTTTTGAGTCTGACTGGTACCACACTGAAGTCGAGTCGGGCTTTTGGCCCTATAAAACCGTGGAGCAGTCGGAAAGCATGCGCTTTCGCTACCAGCTGGAAGCGAAACCTCACGGACGCAGCGTGTCTTTAGCGGTTTCCCTGGTCGATTATATGAAAACCGATCGAAGCGGCGGCACCAAAACCATGGATCCCATTGACCAGCAAAGGGCTGAAATGGCAATGCTTAACGAGATTGTCGCCCAGGTAGATTATAAATACCGTCTGCAGCAAAAAGAAAACCGCCTGATGCGTGCCAACCAGCAGCTGGTGAGTATAGGTGAAAATCCTGAAGCCGAGCCTGCCTACATAGTTGAAATGAAATCTGACATGTTATGGTCAAACCTGCCGAGCTTTTTCAGTAAATATGGCTTTGATATTACGGATATGAATGAAGGCAAAAAGATTTATTTTGTTGATTTTGTTAAGCCGGATAACAGCTTTTGGTCGCGCATCTGGGGAGATGCTATTCCTGTGATCGATATAGATGAAGCCAAATACAGGTTTGAGCTGGCGGAAGTGGAAGATAAAACTGCTGTAACTATCTATGACGCCGACGGAAATGTATTGCCGCAGGCAACCCTGACACGTGTTTACGATGTGATGGAAGAAGGCTTGTCTTTTAGAACGCCTCTATAA
- a CDS encoding DUF1415 domain-containing protein — MHPAIEQTKQWLAEIVIGLNFCPFAKKEFVNDTIYYHVSSAGRIEVALEELMAQCQYLSEHDEIETSLVIFSTGFRRFDLYLDLLDYANELLVSSGYEGTFQLASFHPDYCFEGEDMDDAANYTNRSPYPTIHLIREASMERVLAVYQQPEEIPENNIRLAHEKGAAYFKNVLKRIKKQ; from the coding sequence ATGCATCCTGCCATTGAACAAACCAAGCAATGGTTGGCCGAAATTGTTATCGGCTTAAACTTTTGTCCGTTTGCCAAAAAAGAATTTGTCAACGACACCATTTATTACCATGTATCCTCCGCCGGCCGGATAGAAGTGGCCCTGGAAGAGCTGATGGCTCAATGCCAATACCTGTCGGAGCATGACGAAATAGAAACCAGTTTAGTAATTTTCAGCACTGGCTTTCGCCGTTTTGACCTTTACCTGGATTTGCTGGATTATGCCAATGAATTATTGGTCAGCTCGGGTTATGAAGGAACTTTCCAACTGGCCAGTTTCCATCCGGATTATTGCTTTGAAGGGGAAGATATGGATGACGCGGCCAATTACACCAACCGCTCTCCCTATCCGACGATACACCTGATCCGGGAAGCCAGTATGGAGCGTGTGCTTGCCGTCTATCAGCAACCGGAGGAGATTCCGGAGAATAATATCAGGCTCGCCCATGAAAAAGGCGCGGCATATTTCAAGAATGTACTTAAGCGTATCAAAAAACAATAA
- a CDS encoding glucosaminidase domain-containing protein — MKGSLIVKVLFLAMFAAVLLAPFTFLKPVTSVPVVTEEQIAPEIVVPQVEQPRHKVSLPDFAGITDIKEKKRQFFDFLRPAVIRENNRLNDIRNQLLALKVKLSLGAELGEQGSALLADLGDKYRIKSGLSLEAQVEELLKRVDLMPVSLVLVQAANESAWGTSRFARIGLNFFGLWCYRPTCGMVPNSRVSGATHEVAAFTSIEQAVQRYIHNINTNPAYDVFRSIRAQLRLEKQPLRAEILATGLVPYSERGSDYVLELTNMIRHNQSYLEPSESD; from the coding sequence ATGAAAGGATCATTAATTGTTAAAGTATTGTTTTTAGCCATGTTTGCTGCCGTATTACTCGCCCCTTTTACCTTTTTGAAACCGGTGACCTCAGTACCTGTGGTTACCGAGGAACAGATCGCGCCGGAAATCGTGGTGCCGCAGGTGGAGCAGCCCAGGCATAAGGTCAGTTTACCCGATTTTGCCGGCATCACAGATATCAAGGAAAAGAAACGCCAGTTTTTTGATTTTCTACGTCCCGCCGTTATCAGGGAAAATAACCGCCTGAACGATATCCGCAACCAGCTGTTAGCCCTGAAAGTAAAATTATCCCTGGGCGCCGAGCTGGGAGAGCAGGGAAGCGCCCTGTTGGCGGACTTAGGCGATAAATACCGTATCAAGTCAGGCTTGTCTCTTGAGGCACAGGTGGAAGAATTATTGAAAAGGGTGGATCTGATGCCGGTATCCCTGGTGCTGGTGCAGGCTGCCAATGAGTCAGCCTGGGGAACCTCCAGGTTTGCCCGCATCGGCCTGAACTTTTTTGGCCTCTGGTGTTACCGTCCTACTTGCGGCATGGTGCCTAACAGCCGGGTTTCGGGGGCTACCCATGAAGTGGCCGCCTTTACCTCGATAGAACAGGCGGTACAGCGTTATATCCACAATATCAATACCAACCCTGCCTATGACGTTTTTCGCTCTATCAGGGCGCAATTGAGGCTGGAAAAGCAACCCTTGCGGGCGGAAATCCTGGCGACCGGTTTAGTTCCTTATTCTGAGCGTGGTTCGGATTATGTGCTGGAGCTGACCAATATGATCCGCCACAACCAGAGTTATCTGGAGCCAAGCGAAAGCGATTAA
- a CDS encoding NCS2 family permease has translation MLEKLFQLQGHQTSVKQEVIAGFTTFLTMAYIIFINPAMLADAGMDQGAVFVATCLAAAIGCFIMGFLANYPIALAPGMGLNAFFTYTVVLEMGYSWQVALGGVFISGLVFVFLSLVNIREWIVNSIPHSLRFGIAAGIGLFLAFIALKNAGIVVDSPATFVTLGSVTTFEPIMAALGLFLIVGLANRGVNGAVMISILVITLVGILAGNISYTGMVSMPPSVAPTFLQLDIAGALEVGMLSVIFAFLFVDLFDTSGTLIAVAQRGNLLDKNGTLPRLGKALLADSGATVAGSMLGTSTTTSYVESTAGVSAGGRTGLTAVVVGILFLCAIFFSPLAAMVPAYATAGPLFFVAVLMLAGLINVDWGDLSEAVPVTVTLVTMPLTFSIAQGIAFGFISYAAVRIFSGRIKELNLSVTFLALLFIAKFAFFS, from the coding sequence GGCCACCAAACCTCGGTAAAACAGGAAGTTATTGCCGGTTTTACCACTTTCCTCACCATGGCCTATATCATTTTTATCAACCCGGCAATGCTGGCTGATGCCGGCATGGACCAGGGAGCTGTTTTTGTAGCGACTTGTTTGGCAGCGGCCATTGGCTGCTTTATTATGGGCTTTCTTGCTAACTACCCCATAGCCCTGGCTCCCGGCATGGGCCTGAATGCCTTTTTCACCTATACGGTTGTGTTGGAGATGGGTTATAGCTGGCAAGTTGCCCTGGGCGGCGTCTTTATTTCCGGGCTGGTATTTGTGTTCCTGAGCTTAGTGAATATCCGGGAGTGGATTGTCAACAGTATTCCCCATTCCCTGCGTTTTGGCATCGCCGCCGGCATTGGCTTGTTTCTGGCCTTTATCGCCCTGAAAAATGCCGGTATCGTGGTAGACAGCCCGGCTACCTTTGTTACTTTGGGCTCAGTCACCACCTTCGAGCCTATCATGGCGGCCTTAGGCTTGTTTTTAATTGTCGGTCTGGCCAACCGCGGCGTTAACGGCGCGGTCATGATTTCGATTCTGGTGATCACTTTGGTCGGTATACTGGCCGGCAACATCAGCTATACCGGCATGGTATCTATGCCGCCGTCGGTCGCCCCGACCTTTTTACAGCTCGACATCGCCGGTGCCCTGGAAGTGGGTATGCTCAGCGTTATTTTTGCCTTTCTGTTTGTAGATTTGTTCGATACCTCTGGCACCCTGATCGCCGTAGCGCAAAGAGGTAACCTGTTAGATAAAAACGGCACCCTGCCGCGCCTGGGCAAGGCTTTGCTTGCTGACTCCGGCGCAACGGTTGCCGGCAGTATGCTCGGCACCTCAACCACCACCAGTTATGTCGAAAGTACCGCCGGGGTCAGCGCCGGCGGCAGGACCGGACTTACCGCGGTCGTTGTCGGCATCTTATTCCTGTGCGCCATCTTTTTCTCACCGCTGGCGGCCATGGTGCCGGCCTATGCCACCGCTGGCCCATTGTTTTTTGTCGCCGTGCTGATGTTGGCGGGCTTGATCAATGTCGACTGGGGTGACCTATCCGAAGCCGTTCCGGTAACCGTCACCCTGGTGACTATGCCATTGACTTTCTCTATCGCCCAGGGCATAGCCTTCGGCTTTATCAGTTATGCCGCCGTCCGTATTTTCAGCGGCCGTATCAAAGAACTGAACCTGAGCGTTACCTTCCTGGCACTCCTGTTTATTGCCAAGTTTGCCTTTTTCTCCTAA